The nucleotide window ACCAAACCGGAAATGGTGGTAAAATCCCCTTTAGGAAATTTCAAATTGAGAATTTTCTCCGCTTCCGATATCGAAGTATTCCCATGCAACAAGAATTGTCTGCTGCTTATTTGTTTAATATCTTCTTCCGTTGTCCATATCGCAACATCACCCAGAAATATCTCCATGATGTCGGAGGATGTCACAAGTCCCGCGGTTCCGCCGAATTCGTCGATGACGATCGCGGAGTAAACTCTCTCCGCCCTGAATTCCTCGAGCACGTCGAGCACCGAAATGCTTTCCGGGACGAAAATCACATCGCTTACCAGATGTTCGATCGTATCGACATTTTTGAAAATGTGCTTTGCATGGACAACGCCTACAATATTGTCGATCGACGAATCGTAAATTATGACCTTTGTTTTCCCGGTTTTTTCGAACAGCTCGCGTAGTTTGTCAATCTCCGTGCGAATATCTACCGCAATAAGTTGCGTTCTCGGCACGCAAAAATTTCTCACGGGCAGGTTCGCATTGACAAGCAATCTTCTGATGATGTCCGATTCTATTTTATCGAGATATCCGCTTGAAACGCTTTCTCCAAGAAAGCGATACACGTCGCGTTTCTGGAAAATTGCTGTCCTTTCCGGCGAGCGGAGCACGACGCGGACGATGAACTTCGAGAAATCTGCAGTGAAGTTCACCAAAGGGTTCGCAATAAAGTAAAACGCTCTCACAAACGGAAGGATAAGTTGAGCGGTTGTCTCAGGACTTTCGAGCGCCAAACTCTTCGGGATCAGCTCGCCAAAAATAAACCCAGTCAAAGTAGTTAAGGGAAGAAGAACCGACGCTCCTACTCCCAGTCCCTCGTGAAAAAAAATCTCCGACACAGATGAGAAGGTAGTTATCGCCAACGAACTGGCGACAACCACGGTAGCGAAGAAAAGCTCATTCTGTTTGAGAAAAAAGAACACCGAATTTGCTTCAAATCCAGAGCCGCTATTAACTGTCAAGGCGACCTTGTCGGCGGCAACGAACGACGTCTCGGCGGCAGAGAAAATCGCTACCAGCACCAGGGAAAAAATTATTGTGAGAATCATTTCAGGTCAACGCGAGACAACACAAGGGAGTTCACGGATGCCGCAAGTCCCGGATTTTTTTTATGATCGCTATCCCAACCAAAACTATAAGCGCAGCTGACAAATCTATTAGAAGATCCTTCAATTCTTCGGTGCGCCCGGGTACAAAGGACTGATGATATTCATCGCTCATGCCGTATACTCCGACGACCAGAAAGGCAAAAATGAAAACTACGATGTGGCCGAATTTCCCAAGGCGAAGATAGTAGTGATCCAGTGCTCTATAACAAAGATAATACAGTATCCCATACAAGGTCGCGTGAGCAATTAAATGCGCATAGGGAAACTCAATCTTTGCAAGTGTTGAACCCGGAATTGAAGAAAGCGTGAATATAAATGCCATCCAAATCAACACAGGCAGGAGAAATGCAACGAAGTCAGGATATTTTTTCAAATTCAACAATATCTCCATCCTGTATTTTCTTGAAAGCCGCGGGCAGACTCTCAATGACATCCGTCGCCATGAGTGAATACATTCCCTTGGATTCGAGCGCGATATCGCCAGCCACACTGTGGATATAAACCCCCGCAATGGCCGCATCCAGCGGCTCTAATTTCTGTCCGACTAAGGCAGCAATAATTCCTGTGAGGACATCTCCCATTCCCGCGGTGGCCATTCCGGGATTTCCATGAACATTGACGAAGACTCTTTCATCTTTTGAGGCGATCACGGTCGGCGAGCCCTTCAAAACAAGAGTAACCTGTCGTTCTTTCGCATACCGGCGGGCAACCTCAATTCTGTTCTTGGCAATTTCCTGAGGAGAGAGCCTGCTCAGCTGACTGAATTCTCCGTGGTGAGGGGTCATGATTATGTCTGTATGAGTCTCCATCAGTATCTCCGGCTGGTCGGCAATTGCATCCAACGCATCGGCATCTATCACAGTTTTACCGGTATGACTTCGAAGAAGCTTGACTAGAAGCTGGGAAGTTTCTTGATTCCTCGAAAGGCCTGGACCGACGACCAGCACGTCTGCCCACTGAAGGTTTTTCTGAATCTGAAGCAACACTGCGAGTGAAAGACTTCCGTCTCTGGTTTGAGGAAGCGGAAGTGTCATCACCTCAGTCAGCTTCGATTCGAAAATTTGATTTAACTCAGATGGTACTCCGAGCACCACCGAACCGGCACCGGCACGCATCGCGGCTTGACCAACCATTACTCCGGCTCCCGTCATGCCGACGGATCCTACAAGTCCGAAAATCTTGCCGACGGCATGCTTGTAGGTTTCCGCCTTTCGCAAGGGGAGCAAATTTCTGACATCGCTGCACTCTATGACATAAGTGTTGGCCTTCTCGAGCGTTACGAGTGTGGACGGCATACCGATGTCGAGCACGTAGACTTTTCCGGAATTGTCCTTTCCTTCATTCATGATCAAGCCGCGCTTGACGTACGCCATGGTCGCCGTAGCCGTGGCCGCTGCAGCAGACGTGTAGATCGCACCATTGCTGGAATTGATTCCGCTTGGGACATCGACCGCGAGAATGGGTATAAGCGTCTTAGTCATGAGCTCAATTGCTTTTTGCGCCTCATCCTTCGGTTCACCGGATAGTCCGGTACCGAGTACCGCATCGATAACGAGATCGAATTCATTCAAATAAATTACGCTGCTTTCAAATTCATAAATTTCGATTTTTGAACGATCAAACGGAGACAGCCTCAATTTGTCCAGAAAAGTCCTCGCATCACCGGTAATTTCGTCGGTTTTACCCGCAACATATACTTTAACCGCCGCTCCCTTCTGCGCAAGATAATATGAAGCACCGAATCCATCACCGCCATTATTGCCCGTGCCGCAAAGGACCGCAATCTTTTTCCCCTGAAGATCTCCAAGCATCCTCGCTGCCACTTCAGCCACCCCGAGGCTTGCTTTGTTCATCAGTGACTCGCTGGTGACCTTTCCATCTTCAACAGCTTCACTGTCACACATTCTCATTTCATCTGCTGTTAACAACTGTTCCATGTTATGCTCCCTCGCAAGAAAAATTGTGCGAACCTAAGCTCGCCATACATATTAAAATAATTTCTCAGTAAATGCCACCACGTAGGCAGGTGCAATGCCCAACCCGATGACCGATAACGCAGCGATAATCAAAGCCGTCACCGCCAACTTTGACACCGGAGCGCGACCGGCTGCTTCCGGCAAATCCTCTCCGGAACGAGTCCGTTCTGAGAAGTACATATTAACCACAACATTAATATAAAAGTATACGGAAACGACACTCGCTAAAACACCGACCACCGCCAGCCATGTCATGTTTGCAGTCACAGCTGAGGCAAACAAATAGTATTTTCCGAAGAAACCTGCAAAAGGTGGAATGCCTGCAAGTGAAAACATGAACAGCGCCATAAGTGCAGAAATAAATGGATGATTCGAGCAAAGACCAGCATAGTCGGAAATCGCCAAATACTTTCCTTCCTTGTTTTCAAGAATCGAAACGACCCCGAACGCGCCGATCTGCATAAAAGTGTAAGCAAGCATGTAATACAGAACTCCTGTTCTCCCGATCTCATTTGCCGAAGCGATACCGACCAGCGCATAACCGGCGTGGGCTATGCTGGAGTAAGCAAGCATTCGCTTAATATTCTGCTGGACAAGAGCAACGATGTTGCCCAGTACCATGGTCGCCGCGGCCAGATAAGCAATCACCAATCGGATCTCCCATGAAGGGTGGACCGAATAATTGAAGACGACGACCAATGCTGAAAACGCCGCCGCTTTGCTCCCGGTCGACATGAAGCCGGATACCGTGGTCGGAGACCCTTCGTAGACATCAGGTACCCACATGTGAAACGGCACGGCCGAGATTTTAAAACTCAGCCCTATCAGAATTAAAGCAGCGCCGATCCAGAGAATCGGATTATTCTGGATGGATGCAAACTTGTCTAGAATCGCCGCGAGATTCGTCGTACCGCTCGCGCCGTACACAAGTGAAATTCCGAAGAGGAAAAAACCCGTCGCAAATGCGCCGAGCAAGAAATATTTCAAGGATGCTTCGTTTGATTTCGCATCTCTTCGAATAAATCCGGCTAAGACATAGAGACTGATCGACATCAATTCGAGTCCGATAAATAAGACCATTAAATCCCGTGCGCTGGCCATAAGCATCATGCCGACAGTTGCAAATATTATCAAAGCATAATACTCACCAAAATGGATCCCCTCACGTTCAAGATAAGACTTTGAGAGAAGCACGCTCAAGATTGCGCTCACTACAAAAACCATTTCAAAAAAAGCCGGGAATTTTCCAGTGAATACGGAGCCGTTGAATGCGGCGCCCGGAGCAAAGTATGTGTTAGCGGTCAACAACCCGGATATCACCAAGCCGAGAATTGTCACCCAATACAAAGCATCGGCAGATTTTTTGAACGATACGTCAATAATGAGCACCAGCAAAGAAAGACCGCTCAGGAAAATTATCGGACTGACGGAAATCACGTCGTTGTAATTAAAAGCCATTGCAATCTCCGGACATTAATTCATGCTTAGTTCTTCTCGGGCTATTCATTGATGAAGCTTTTGAGTTCAGGCTTGATATTAAAGAATAAGACACCATGGATGGAGTTAGGCACAAATCCATCGCTCGATATTCATCCGCATAATTTACCATTGCGACGCCGCCAGGCCGCCGACCTTTGCTTTTATCAACGTATCCACCAAAGCTTTCACGGCCGGTTCGCTTTTGGATAGGAAAGTGTTGGGATGAACTCCAATCCAAACGACAAAAATTACCATCGCGGCAAGCACCGCGATTTCATGGTAATGCAAATCGATCATCTTTTCATTCTCCGGCTTTTCAACGGTAGCGAAAAATACGCGCTGGTACATCCATAATAAATAAACTGCTGCGAGTATTACTCCGCCGGTAGCGGCTATCGCATAGGCGCTGCTTCCAAGAAATTCGCTCTTGAACGATCCCACGAGAATGAGAAACTCACCGACGAAACCATTCAGCCCAGGCAAACCCACCGAGCCAAGCATCGCGATCATGAAAAACGTTGAAAGAATCGGAACAACTCTTGCAATTCCTCCGAAATCACTTATCAGCCTCGTGTGCCTCCTGTCGTAAAGCATTCCGACCAATAAGAATAACATCCCTGTTGTGAGGCCATGATTGATCATTTGAATTACGGAACCCTGAACTGATTCAACTGTGATTGCAAAAATTCCGAGCACGACGAATCCAAGATGCGCGACGGACGAATATGCGACCAACTTCTTCAAATCTTTCTGAACCATGGAGACAAGTGCGCCGTAAACGATTCCGATAATCGCAAGTATTGCCAGCAGCGGAAGAAATTTGAATGCAGCCTGAGGAAAAAGCGGCAGAGAGAATCTTAAGAAGCCGTAAGTCCCCATTTTCAACAAGACGCCGGCAAGAAGAACGCTTCCCGCCATAGGAGCTTCGGTGTGCGCGTCGGGAAGCCACGTGTGGAGCGGAAATATGGGGACCTTGATCGCAAAGCTCAGTGTAAAAGCGAGAAACATCCACACCTGTATCGCGATTGGAATTGCCGGACCGACCTGATAAAGGGTCACAAGATTTGTCGTGAACCTTCCGCCAGGGAGCGTTCCGGCATAATACCCAAGCCAGATTATTGCGACCAACATCAGTAAGCTCCCGAACATCGTATAAATAAAAAACTTTACGGCTGCGTAAATTTTTCTTTCGTGCCCCCAGATTCCTATTATGAAGTACATCGGGATAAGCATCGCCTCCCAGAAAATATAGAATAAGAATAGATCGAGCGACGAGAAAACGCCCAACATGCCGGCCTCCAGCAAAAGGACAAAAAAGTTAAAGGCCTTGATGCGTGTCGTTATCGAATTCCAGGACGCGATCAGCGATATCAATGTCAGGAACGTGGTTAAAACGATGAGCAGCAGTGAAATGCCGTCGATACCGAGATGATACGATGCATCCAGGCTGTATATCCATGGCACATATTCGACGAATTGAAAGCCCGGTTTCGCGGCGTCAAAGCTGAGATAAAGAAATATCGAAAATGCAAAAGTCACAGCGGCAAAAAGGACGGAAATACTCTTCACGAGAGTCTTGGTGCGAATCAAAAGAAGCACCACCGCTCCAACCAGCGGTGTAAAAACTACGTATGATAATAAGTTCTCAGTCATCGGTTGTCAGTTGTCAGTGAGCATATATGAGGAATCCGATAATTATGATTATGCCGATTACGAATATGAGCGCGTAGTTCTGAACAAAGCCGGTTTGAACTCTGCGCAGTATTTTCCCGAAAAACCCGACAATTCTTCCTACACCGTTCACGGTGCCGTCGATTACGATCTCATCCAGCCCGCGCCGCAAATACCTGTCGCTCACAAAAACAAGCGGCCGTACCACGATTGCCTGAAAGATTTCATCGATATAATATTTGTTCAAGAGGATTTCGTAAAAGTCGCCGACAGATCTGCGGAGTTTAGCGGAAAGTTCCGGTCTCTTTCTATAAGCGGCATAAGCAAGGTAAATTCCCCCTATGCACAGCAAAACCGAAACTATCATCAACATATACTCCGTCGAGGCATCGGTGAAAAAGACCGACGACATCTTGGCTTGAGCATTTTCGAACGCCGGTTCTAAAAACTTGTCGAAGTTCTCGCCTCCGCCGAGTACGGACGGAATCCCAATCCAGCCGCCAACTACCGAGAGAACACCGAGCACCCAGAGCGGAACAAGCATTGTCGCACGTGCATCATGGACATGCAGGTGGTGGACATCGAAACGCGGTTTCCCTTCAAAAGTCATAATAAATAATCTGAATATGTAGAAAGCGGTAAGGAATGCCGTGATCGCACCGATCACCCAAAGGACGGGCGAACTTGCAAAAGCATAAGAGAGAATCTCATCCTTGCTGAAAAAACCCGCGAGAGGAGGGATGCCGGAAATCGCGAGACTTGCCAGCAGGAAAGTCTTATATGTACCCGGCATGAACGTTTTTAAGCCGCCCATGTTGCGTAAATCCTGCTCTTCGTGCAGAGCGTGAATGATGGCGCCCGCTCCGAGAAACAAGAGTGCTTTGAAAAATGCGTGCGTCATAAGATGGAACAGCCCTGCCCCGAACGCGCCCACTCCAACCGCAAGAAACATGTAACCGAGCTGACTGATCGTCGAATAGGCCAAAACTTTTTTTATATCGTTCTGAACAAGTCCCATGCTCGCAGCATAAATCGCCGTAACGGCACCAACAATTGCCACGATAAGCATTGCGGTCGGAGCGAGCGCATATAGGACAGCGCTTCTCGCTATCATGTAGACACCTGCGGTGACCATAGTCGCCGCGTGAATCAGGGCCGAAACAGGAGTCGGGCCTGCCATGGCGTCGGGAAGCCAGATGTAAAGTGGAATCTGGGCGCTCTTCCCCGTCGCCCCGATGAAAAACAGGACCGCAATCCACGTTACGGCGGCGTCTCCGGTCGTGAATCGCGAGGCGGCGGCGCCAAATACCGTATCAAAATTAAATGAGCCGAAGTCTGCAAACACAAGAAACATCCCGATGAGAAATGCGAAATCACCGATACGATTGACTATGAAGGCCTTCATCCCAGCATCACCTGTCCATGTTATGCCGACACCTTCGAACTTCTTATCATACCAGAATCCGATAAGCAAGTAAGAGCAGAGACCGACGCCTTCCCACCCGAGGAACATCAAGAGATAATTGTCGGCAAGAACCAGGTTCAGCATCGCGAATACAAAAAGATTCAGGTAGGCAAAGAACCTGAACACACCTCTGTCCCCCTGCATGTAGCCGATCGAGTAAATGTGTATGAAGAAGCTCACGCCTGTGACAACAAGGAGCATCACAATCGAAATCTGATCGACTAAATACGAAACTCCTACCGTTAATCCCCCGGTAGAAATCCAGTCGTAAATATCGTACACGTGCCTGCGCTGGTCGTCCGGCTGACCCAGCATGTTCGAGAAAATCAAGATTGCACAAATGAAGGAGAGACCGATCGTTGCACTGCCGATAACGCCGACGACCTTTTCGCCAAGTTTTTTTTGGATGAAACTTCCGAAGAGTCCGTTAATCAAAACACCGATGATCGGGGATGCCATTACGCAGATGATCAGATTTTGCATGAATTATCCTTGAGCAGGATGTCCGACGGCTCTACCATTTCAGAACGTTCACTTCGTCTATGTTCACGGTTAATTTATTGCGGAAGAGGGCGATAATGATTGCCAACCCGACTGCAGACTCCGCCGCCGCAACTGCGATCACGAAGAAGACAAGTATCTGTCCGGCCGGATCGCCGGAATAAGCAGAGAATGCTATCAAAGACAGATTGACCGAATTAAGCATCAGTTCGACAGACATGAAAATCACGATCGCGTTTCGGAGAGTGAGAACCCCAACGACCCCGATTGTAAAGAGGACCGTGCTTAGACCGATATAATAGCCCAGTGGTACCATTTGTCCTTCTATTCAAACTTTTTCTTTGCCAACAGAATCGCTCCAACAATGGCGGCAAGCAATAGGATTGAAGTCATCTCGAATGGAAAAAGATAACTGCTGAACAAAACCTTGCCGATTGATTCGACTGTTCCCATCGATTCGGATTTAGGCGATATTTCCGAAGTCGACGCAAAATTCGTCACGAAGTAAAGCATCTCGATGAGCATTGCAATTCCCAAAAGTGCGGCGACCGACTTCCCCGAAGTCAATTTCCACTTGAGAAGTTTATCGTCCCCAAGATTGAGCAGCATTATCACAAAAAGAAACAGTACCATGATAGCACCGGCGTAGACCGTTATTTGTATGATCGCGATAAATTGTGCTCGAAGGAGGAGATAGAGGCAAGCGATGACAAAGAAGTTAAAAACAAGATAAAGTGCACTTGTTACGGGATTTCGGCGGGTTATCATCAGAATGGCGGAGGCAACAGCAGCCACAGCAAGAACAAGAAAAACAACAAACTCAAGATTCAACCGTTAACCTCTATCTGCATTTTCAGGGTAGAAAAAATATAGGACAGGAGGGGAAAATATTCAACGATCATAAACTCAAAATTCGGGAACCAAAAGCACGGATCGAAAGTCGAGTCTAAACAGCCTTAGCATTCGCTTTCGAATCATTATTTTGCCTTCTGAGCTTTGACTTTTGACACCGTCGACATATATTCTCAGACAAAATTGAGGAGGAGCAATGAAAACGATCGTTCCATCCGTTAGAAACAAATTCGTTTTTACGATAGTTGCGGTTTTAATAATCTCGGGAAAACCTTTTGCACAGATGGCGAAACCAACCTTCGGCCCGGAACTGGCAAGGTTGTCCTTCGTGACCGGCCATTTTAACACTCAGATTCGCTTGATGATGGGCAACAATACGGCTAACGGTACCGGCACAAATGAAGCTTACTGGGGACTGGATTCCATGTTCGTATTTTATTCTTCAGAAGAGACAGTCGCTGCGCTGGGATCATACAAAGGATTCGGCATATTGGGATATGATTCTCAAAATGGACGCTATGTTCTTTCTATGTTCAACAACTACGGCGATAGTCCCGTGTACAAAGGAAATTTTGTCGGAGATACTCTTACGATGACATCGAAAATTGAGACCCCGCAAGGACCATTTGATCAAAAGTTGAAGTGGTTCAATGATGGTAACAACGTGAGACTTCTCATCTTCAACGACTTTGGACAGGGATACACTCTGATTGTTGACCAGACGGCAGTACCTTCGCCAAAAAGCAAGAATGGAGATCAGAGAAGGTAGTCGAGCTGAAGATTCGCGGCAAAGTTCGGTTTCAAACTAGACCCTGCCAATTTACCAAGCCTTTGGCTGCTCGCCACTTCATGCTTTGAGCATTTTTATAGACAAGAGTTCTTTGTAAGCGTCCAGGTCATTCTTCGACTTGACCACGACCCTTACAGCGCGGAATTTCTCTCCGGCAGTTTTTAAATATTGATCCTTCAACTCCTTCGGGATTTTGCTTTTGAGGACGTCGCGCTCCAACTTGGAATTCAAGTAGAAAGACGTTCGAAAAGAGCCGTCGTGCACCGAAAGCCAAAAAAGTGTTTTCTTCTTTCTCGACACGTTGAGCAGCCAGGTTTTCCCATCGTTGTAGTATCTCCACCTCTCGACAAAGTCCGGGTGATTGGCGTGGTTGAATTCAAACAAGGATGTGAAAGCCGGTTTTGCTTTTCCCAAATGAGCGGAAAGTACTTCTTCGGTTGGAAAAATTTTAGGATCTGAAAGAACGGGTTTTTCCATAATGCCTCCTATTTGCTCATGTAAGTCCAACGACTCGTGGTCAAGTCGGATGTCACAGGGCACGTGGGGAAATACTAGTCCTATTCACTGGAGGTTGACCTCGGCGGTGTCCAATTGTCCCTCTTGACTTCCTTGAGCTGAACGACGACGCTTCCTATCAAAACTTTCACGTTAGCTTTCAAAGGAAGGGCGGAAGAATCTGCTACCATCCAGCCGACAACGTCTCCGCTGATACCGAAAGTCCCCGTGAAGTTAACACGACCCGAAAGACGATAGGAATCGAGTGGAAAATCGAAGGCAGTTACGTCGCATGGCTCCCTCCTCTCGTTAATCGTCAGGCTCACTGTGGATCTAACTGTATCGTCAATGATCGGCACATCGAGCTTCATCTCTTCTCCATTGGCACGGCGGCACACATTTCGCAGAAAGTAAATGAAGCTCACACCATTGGTGTAACTCGTGTCCATCTGCATGTCTATTTCTTTGATCAATTTATCGCCCCGCGATTGGGCCCATTCAATTTTCTTCCTGTCAAGCTGAAAATTCGTTGTCGTGTTGACCCGGATGTCTCCATCCTTTTGCGTTCGCAAATTAAACAAGCAGAAGAGAGTTTTCGCGTCGGCATACGTATCGTAGACGGCATGAAAATTTACAAACGGAACTCCGCTGTACGAATCTATATATGCGCGAAGCCGGTAAACCGACACACTGTCGTACTCACCGTTTCCGAGTACCTGGAATTTCACCGACCCGATCTTGAAGAAAAGATAACCAGCCTCGAAAGTCATCTCTTCGTTTACCTGCATCACTGAACTTGAATCGGTGGAATTCCAGCCCGCGGATTGCAGGTTCTTTGTCACGAGATTGAAGAAATTAATCGCATAGACGGAATTCAACGCCAATGCTGAGACCATCAAAGCAAATACGCCGACTGCAGAAATCCATACCGCCTTCTTGCAAGCCGCTTTGCGTCTGACGTCCATCTTCTAATCTAACAGGATTTACACGGATAGACAATTGATCCAGCAGAGAAATTTGCCAGTGCACTCGACTCGTCATGGAGCAGGAGTGACGACAGCGCTGCCTACTCTACTTTCGTGGCGATCCACCATGTCGTACCCCCTGCGTCTTTCACAGCTCCACGCTTATTTTCATCGCCTCTTTTCACCGGCTCCTGAACTGAAATCGCACCAGCTCGCAGTGCGCGTTCGTATGTCACATCCACATCTTCAACGTATATATGAACCTGGGAAGGGACGGGCGGCCAACCTTCCCCGCCATCAGTCATCATGATCACACTATCGCCGACGCGCACCTCAGCGTGCATAAGCTTTCCGTCAGGGCCGGGAACTTGACGCAGACTGACCGCATCGAAGACTTTCACGAGGAATTCAATCGTGCGCGCTGCTCCGTCTAACACTAAATATGGCGAGACTGTGTTGTAGCCTTTCGGCTTGTAAGGTGTATTCATTTTGCTCCTCTACTATCTCATTCCTTTTTCATTTCTTCATATACTTCCAGTTCCTTGCTTTGCCTTCGGCCATCCACTCGATTGCCGTACCAAGTCTCTTCTTCCTAGTTTCCTCGGTCTTAGCCTCGACGACCCATTCAACGTAGTCTCTTTTATTTGACTCGGTGAAGTTCCTGTAAGTCTCAAGTGCCTTCTTGTTCTTTCTAAGCGCAGCCATGAAATATGGAGGCGCTTTCAATTGAGCTTTTGGTCTTGCCTTGTTCGACGGCGCTTTCACGCCTTCTTCATTCAACTTCATGGCTTTCTTGATGTAGCCTATCAGGATACTCTCCGAAGGCAAGTCGGAAATTTCCTTAATCCTGCCGAAGCTTCCCATCGCCTCTTCTCCAGCCTCAGCATATTTATCGCCGAATATCAGCTTCCCCTTCCAGAAACCGAACGAGCAATGCTCCTTGAAGGCAGCCATGTTGCACATCATTCCGTCGTAGAGAAAAAATGGCATTCCCCACTTGACTGCCTCTTCAACTTCAGGACAGGCGGCGTGGACAACTTTCCTGATGTGATCCAATATCGGTTTGGCAAAATCCGCCGACCTTTCTATATAGGCATCGATTTGGTGATTAAAACTTTTTGGGAATGAATGCTGGAGATTTGTTTTCGCCATTTGCTACCTCGCTCGATTGAATTGCTCAATCGAATTTATTTAATAAAGAATTAATTACCAACAAGCCGGAACCGACTCAAGTGCTTATCGTTTCATCCGAGAATATATGTAGAACGACGTCGTTCCTCTCTCACTCCCTTAGTATTGGCAGGCACCCGCGTGGCCTGCCAATTTCTGTGGCCCGAAACCTCTTTCAAGTTGAGGTATCGAGATTTGAATTGAGGCCCACCCCGAAATTTGCTTCTTTGCATAAGCCAGTTTACTTTTTTATGCAGAATCACCGATAAGATAATCACTTGGAGTTTACACCATGTCTCACTTCTATGATGACCTGAACAATCCTGAAACAGTCTCCGTCATCGATGAGCTGTCCTACTGGTCGGCACCGTTTGGATTGAAGCTTTTGGACGTCGTTCGGTATAAAAAGAACATCCACGCATTGGACATCGGTTGCGGACCGGGATTTCCACTCCTGGAACTCTCAATGCGGCTGGGAAATACATCGAAAGTCTTCGGAATCGATCCATGGAAAGCCGCGCTCGACCGTGTCCGGCAAAAAATAAGGATATACGAGTTAGCGAACGTTGAAGTCATTGGGGGTCATGCTGAAGAGATGCCCTTCGATCCAGGCTACTTCGACTTGGTTGTCTCTAACAACGGAATCAACAATGTCACGGACCTCGACAAGACTTTTGAAGAATGCCGCCGGGTTACAAAGAGCGGCGCGCAGTTTATCTTCACATTCAACACAGATCAGACCTTCGTGGAATTCTATGATGTGTACCGTGACATCCTTAGGAAACGCGGGATGGAAAAGTGGCAGGAGAAGCTATCCGAGCATATTTATTCAAAACGCAGACCCGTTTCCGAATTCAAGGAGAAATTAAAGAAGAATGGCTTCAAGGTTGCG belongs to Candidatus Acidiferrales bacterium and includes:
- a CDS encoding hemolysin family protein; this translates as MILTIIFSLVLVAIFSAAETSFVAADKVALTVNSGSGFEANSVFFFLKQNELFFATVVVASSLAITTFSSVSEIFFHEGLGVGASVLLPLTTLTGFIFGELIPKSLALESPETTAQLILPFVRAFYFIANPLVNFTADFSKFIVRVVLRSPERTAIFQKRDVYRFLGESVSSGYLDKIESDIIRRLLVNANLPVRNFCVPRTQLIAVDIRTEIDKLRELFEKTGKTKVIIYDSSIDNIVGVVHAKHIFKNVDTIEHLVSDVIFVPESISVLDVLEEFRAERVYSAIVIDEFGGTAGLVTSSDIMEIFLGDVAIWTTEEDIKQISSRQFLLHGNTSISEAEKILNLKFPKGDFTTISGLVVSHAGRIPMQGERIQMNDLEFQILKSDGRKLETVKLTMR
- a CDS encoding VanZ family protein; translation: MNLKKYPDFVAFLLPVLIWMAFIFTLSSIPGSTLAKIEFPYAHLIAHATLYGILYYLCYRALDHYYLRLGKFGHIVVFIFAFLVVGVYGMSDEYHQSFVPGRTEELKDLLIDLSAALIVLVGIAIIKKIRDLRHP
- a CDS encoding NAD(P)H-hydrate dehydratase, which gives rise to MEQLLTADEMRMCDSEAVEDGKVTSESLMNKASLGVAEVAARMLGDLQGKKIAVLCGTGNNGGDGFGASYYLAQKGAAVKVYVAGKTDEITGDARTFLDKLRLSPFDRSKIEIYEFESSVIYLNEFDLVIDAVLGTGLSGEPKDEAQKAIELMTKTLIPILAVDVPSGINSSNGAIYTSAAAATATATMAYVKRGLIMNEGKDNSGKVYVLDIGMPSTLVTLEKANTYVIECSDVRNLLPLRKAETYKHAVGKIFGLVGSVGMTGAGVMVGQAAMRAGAGSVVLGVPSELNQIFESKLTEVMTLPLPQTRDGSLSLAVLLQIQKNLQWADVLVVGPGLSRNQETSQLLVKLLRSHTGKTVIDADALDAIADQPEILMETHTDIIMTPHHGEFSQLSRLSPQEIAKNRIEVARRYAKERQVTLVLKGSPTVIASKDERVFVNVHGNPGMATAGMGDVLTGIIAALVGQKLEPLDAAIAGVYIHSVAGDIALESKGMYSLMATDVIESLPAAFKKIQDGDIVEFEKIS
- a CDS encoding NADH-quinone oxidoreductase subunit N, with product MAFNYNDVISVSPIIFLSGLSLLVLIIDVSFKKSADALYWVTILGLVISGLLTANTYFAPGAAFNGSVFTGKFPAFFEMVFVVSAILSVLLSKSYLEREGIHFGEYYALIIFATVGMMLMASARDLMVLFIGLELMSISLYVLAGFIRRDAKSNEASLKYFLLGAFATGFFLFGISLVYGASGTTNLAAILDKFASIQNNPILWIGAALILIGLSFKISAVPFHMWVPDVYEGSPTTVSGFMSTGSKAAAFSALVVVFNYSVHPSWEIRLVIAYLAAATMVLGNIVALVQQNIKRMLAYSSIAHAGYALVGIASANEIGRTGVLYYMLAYTFMQIGAFGVVSILENKEGKYLAISDYAGLCSNHPFISALMALFMFSLAGIPPFAGFFGKYYLFASAVTANMTWLAVVGVLASVVSVYFYINVVVNMYFSERTRSGEDLPEAAGRAPVSKLAVTALIIAALSVIGLGIAPAYVVAFTEKLF
- a CDS encoding NADH-quinone oxidoreductase subunit M produces the protein MTENLLSYVVFTPLVGAVVLLLIRTKTLVKSISVLFAAVTFAFSIFLYLSFDAAKPGFQFVEYVPWIYSLDASYHLGIDGISLLLIVLTTFLTLISLIASWNSITTRIKAFNFFVLLLEAGMLGVFSSLDLFLFYIFWEAMLIPMYFIIGIWGHERKIYAAVKFFIYTMFGSLLMLVAIIWLGYYAGTLPGGRFTTNLVTLYQVGPAIPIAIQVWMFLAFTLSFAIKVPIFPLHTWLPDAHTEAPMAGSVLLAGVLLKMGTYGFLRFSLPLFPQAAFKFLPLLAILAIIGIVYGALVSMVQKDLKKLVAYSSVAHLGFVVLGIFAITVESVQGSVIQMINHGLTTGMLFLLVGMLYDRRHTRLISDFGGIARVVPILSTFFMIAMLGSVGLPGLNGFVGEFLILVGSFKSEFLGSSAYAIAATGGVILAAVYLLWMYQRVFFATVEKPENEKMIDLHYHEIAVLAAMVIFVVWIGVHPNTFLSKSEPAVKALVDTLIKAKVGGLAASQW